A stretch of Crossiella cryophila DNA encodes these proteins:
- a CDS encoding DUF3592 domain-containing protein, producing the protein MAENAGLLDRLRRRVAALPKPRRLRRTSVAVLAVASLLTLMCLVLFGAMLVNDYKIGRRTGTAVAEVQAVTFARTIVRYNTPDGAIHSPTRGILYPSGLAEGNLVKVEYDLYFPDELVRVEGRNAWMNVWPVVAVIAGAWVIAYPLVRRLEKRRT; encoded by the coding sequence GTGGCGGAGAACGCAGGACTACTGGACCGGCTGCGCCGGCGCGTGGCGGCACTGCCCAAGCCGCGCAGGCTGCGCCGCACGTCCGTGGCGGTACTGGCGGTGGCGAGCCTGCTGACGCTGATGTGCCTGGTGCTCTTCGGCGCCATGCTGGTCAACGACTACAAGATCGGCAGACGCACCGGCACGGCGGTGGCCGAGGTCCAGGCAGTCACCTTCGCCCGCACCATCGTCCGCTACAACACCCCCGACGGCGCCATCCACAGCCCCACCCGCGGCATCCTGTACCCCTCGGGCCTGGCCGAGGGCAACCTGGTCAAGGTCGAGTACGACCTGTACTTCCCGGACGAACTGGTCCGGGTCGAGGGCCGCAACGCCTGGATGAACGTGTGGCCGGTGGTCGCGGTCATCGCCGGCGCCTGGGTGATCGCGTATCCGCTGGTCCGTCGGCTGGAGAAACGCCGCACCTGA
- a CDS encoding isochorismate synthase: MTFAPSRSSARAVRVRTRELPAGVDLLAQLPSSEDVLAWVRGGDGLVGWGVAAEFRCSGPDRFAAADAWWRELQGSLDVEDEVGLPGTGAVAFVSMAFAAGAAESVLVVPRVILGQRGGRVWRTEVGGASATPVLPVRGPGVVRYAEGRHSVTRYREAVRTAVRRMRDGELAKVVLAHDLLATAAEPFDPRFLLAGLARRYPSCWAYAVAGLVGATPELLLRRNGSDFSSRVLAGTMWPRPGITEDELAAELLASGKNREEHAYAVRSFVDRLGPLCAELDAPATPEVLRLRNVLHLSTDVRGRLHDDGSLLRLAEAVHPTAAVGGTPTPDAVRLIAELEGMDRGRYAGPVGWIDGAGDGELGVALRCAQLAGNTARLFAGCGIVADSDPDTEVAEAGAKMIPVRDALEGA; this comes from the coding sequence GTGACCTTCGCACCGTCTCGCAGCAGTGCGCGCGCCGTGCGGGTGCGCACCCGGGAGCTGCCCGCCGGGGTTGACCTGCTGGCACAGCTTCCCTCATCCGAGGATGTGCTCGCCTGGGTCCGGGGTGGGGACGGGCTGGTCGGGTGGGGAGTGGCGGCGGAGTTCCGGTGTTCCGGGCCGGATCGGTTCGCGGCGGCGGATGCCTGGTGGCGGGAGTTGCAGGGCAGTCTGGACGTCGAGGACGAGGTGGGGCTGCCGGGGACCGGGGCGGTGGCGTTCGTGAGCATGGCGTTCGCGGCCGGGGCCGCGGAGTCGGTGCTGGTGGTGCCGCGGGTGATCCTCGGGCAGCGGGGCGGGCGGGTGTGGCGGACCGAGGTTGGCGGGGCCTCGGCGACGCCGGTGCTGCCGGTGCGTGGGCCGGGGGTGGTGCGGTACGCCGAGGGGCGGCATTCGGTGACGCGGTACCGGGAGGCCGTGCGGACCGCGGTGCGCCGGATGCGGGACGGCGAGCTGGCCAAGGTGGTGCTCGCGCACGATCTGCTGGCCACTGCCGCCGAACCGTTCGATCCCCGGTTCCTGCTGGCCGGACTGGCCAGGCGGTACCCGAGTTGCTGGGCCTACGCGGTGGCCGGGCTGGTTGGAGCCACGCCGGAGTTGTTGTTGCGGCGCAACGGGTCTGACTTCTCCTCGCGGGTGCTGGCCGGGACCATGTGGCCGCGGCCGGGGATCACCGAGGACGAACTGGCCGCCGAACTGCTGGCCTCGGGCAAGAACCGGGAGGAGCACGCCTACGCGGTGCGCTCGTTCGTGGACCGGCTCGGCCCGTTGTGCGCCGAGCTGGACGCGCCTGCCACGCCGGAGGTGTTGCGGCTGCGCAATGTGCTGCACCTGTCCACCGATGTGCGTGGCCGGCTGCACGATGACGGCTCGCTGTTGCGGCTGGCCGAGGCGGTGCACCCGACCGCGGCGGTCGGCGGCACGCCCACCCCGGACGCGGTGCGGCTGATCGCCGAGCTGGAGGGCATGGACCGCGGGCGCTACGCCGGACCGGTGGGCTGGATCGACGGGGCGGGCGACGGGGAGCTGGGCGTGGCGTTGCGGTGCGCGCAGCTGGCCGGGAACACGGCCCGGTTGTTCGCCGGGTGCGGGATCGTGGCCGATTCGGATCCGGACACCGAGGTGGCCGAAGCCGGGGCGAAGATGATCCCGGTGCGGGACGCCCTCGAAGGCGCATAA